One window of Erwinia aphidicola genomic DNA carries:
- a CDS encoding OapA family protein, translated as MGQIARRRRKGQPQLVSQVKNWLANRSLIARVSRQEEEAMPDASPTSRLSSWLHQIWHLPDQISWMNPLPAPHRRGIIAAALVVLLAFLWPSTPQQRAVQPVTPMQSGDAGTEVPLQAEITDSPPPATTPTAPPAQTSTAQPDSQGEWHEYLIASGQTLAQLFRDNNLPVNDVFAMARVEGSDKPLSTLHAGQTVKIRQDAQGVVTGLTLDSGNGEILFTRQPDGTFLKAQ; from the coding sequence ATGGGCCAGATTGCCCGCAGGCGAAGGAAAGGCCAGCCGCAGTTAGTCAGCCAGGTCAAAAACTGGCTGGCAAACCGCTCACTGATTGCGCGAGTGTCGCGCCAGGAGGAAGAAGCAATGCCAGACGCATCGCCAACATCACGTTTATCGTCGTGGCTTCATCAAATCTGGCATTTGCCGGACCAGATAAGCTGGATGAACCCGCTGCCAGCGCCTCATCGCCGCGGCATTATTGCCGCCGCGCTGGTTGTCCTGCTGGCCTTCCTGTGGCCGTCAACCCCGCAACAGCGTGCGGTGCAGCCGGTCACGCCCATGCAGAGCGGCGACGCCGGCACTGAGGTACCGTTACAGGCGGAAATCACCGATAGCCCTCCGCCAGCAACAACCCCCACCGCGCCGCCCGCGCAAACCAGCACCGCCCAGCCGGACAGCCAGGGCGAGTGGCATGAATACCTGATTGCCTCCGGCCAGACGCTGGCGCAGCTGTTCCGTGACAATAATCTGCCGGTCAACGATGTGTTTGCGATGGCGCGGGTTGAGGGCAGCGATAAACCGCTCAGCACGTTACATGCCGGGCAGACGGTGAAGATTCGTCAGGATGCGCAGGGTGTGGTGACAGGATTGACGCTGGACAGCGGCAACGGGGAAATACTGTTTACCCGCCAGCCCGATGGGACATTCTTAAAAGCGCAGTAG
- the fklB gene encoding FKBP-type peptidyl-prolyl cis-trans isomerase: protein MTTPSFDSVEAQASYGIGLQVGQQLQESGLQGLQPEALLAGLRDALEGNAPSVPVDVVHRALREVHERAEAVRQERQQAMAVEGQKFLEDNAKRDGVSSTETGLQFSVLTQGEGAIPSRQDRVRVHYTGKLIDGSVFDSSVQRGEPAEFPVSGVIPGWIEALTLMPVGSKWELVIPHNLAYGERGAGASIPPFSTLVFEVELLEIL from the coding sequence ATGACAACCCCTTCTTTTGACAGCGTTGAAGCGCAAGCAAGTTACGGTATCGGTTTACAGGTCGGTCAGCAGCTGCAGGAATCTGGTCTGCAGGGTTTACAGCCAGAAGCACTGCTGGCAGGCCTGCGCGACGCGCTGGAAGGGAATGCCCCGTCCGTTCCTGTTGATGTGGTTCACCGCGCGCTGCGTGAAGTTCACGAGCGTGCAGAAGCCGTGCGTCAGGAGCGCCAACAGGCCATGGCAGTAGAAGGTCAGAAGTTCCTGGAAGACAACGCCAAGCGCGACGGCGTCAGCAGCACCGAGACCGGTTTACAGTTCAGCGTGCTGACTCAGGGTGAGGGCGCAATCCCATCCCGTCAGGACCGCGTACGCGTCCACTATACCGGTAAACTGATCGACGGCAGCGTGTTCGACAGCTCCGTACAGCGTGGCGAGCCGGCTGAATTCCCGGTAAGCGGCGTGATCCCAGGCTGGATCGAAGCGCTGACCCTGATGCCGGTTGGCTCTAAATGGGAACTGGTGATCCCACACAACCTCGCCTACGGCGAGCGCGGTGCGGGTGCTTCCATCCCACCATTCAGCACCCTGGTGTTTGAAGTCGAACTGCTGGAAATCCTGTAA
- the cysQ gene encoding 3'(2'),5'-bisphosphate nucleotidase CysQ, with the protein MLDQICQLARDAGDAIMRVYDGQAPLDVAHKSDDSPVTAADIAAHKVIVAGLQALTPAIPVLSEEDPAGWEVRQHWQKYWLVDPLDGTKEFIKRNGEFTVNIALIEGGKPVLGVVYAPVLQVLYSADNGKAWKEEGGHKVQIQVQNAHPPLVVVSRSHSDSELEDYLSQLGEHQTTAIGSSLKFCLVAEGKAQLYPRFGPTNIWDTGAGHAVALAAGAHVHDWQGKTLDYTPRESFLNPGFRVSIY; encoded by the coding sequence GTGTTAGACCAAATTTGTCAGCTGGCGCGTGATGCCGGTGATGCCATTATGCGAGTGTACGACGGCCAGGCGCCGCTGGATGTCGCCCATAAATCCGATGATTCCCCGGTTACGGCAGCAGACATTGCCGCACACAAGGTGATCGTTGCTGGCCTGCAGGCGCTGACGCCGGCGATCCCGGTGCTGTCAGAGGAAGATCCTGCCGGCTGGGAAGTGCGTCAGCACTGGCAGAAATACTGGCTGGTTGACCCGCTTGATGGCACCAAAGAGTTTATTAAGCGTAACGGCGAGTTCACGGTGAACATCGCGTTGATTGAGGGCGGCAAGCCGGTGCTCGGCGTGGTTTATGCGCCGGTATTACAAGTGCTCTATTCCGCCGATAATGGCAAAGCCTGGAAAGAAGAGGGCGGGCATAAGGTGCAGATCCAGGTACAGAACGCGCATCCGCCGCTGGTGGTGGTGAGCCGCTCCCATTCCGATAGCGAGCTGGAAGATTATCTCAGCCAGCTGGGCGAGCATCAGACCACCGCGATTGGCTCATCGCTGAAGTTTTGCCTGGTGGCGGAAGGCAAAGCGCAGCTCTACCCGCGCTTTGGGCCAACCAATATCTGGGACACCGGTGCGGGCCACGCGGTGGCGCTGGCAGCGGGCGCCCACGTGCACGACTGGCAGGGAAAAACGCTGGATTACACCCCGCGTGAGTCGTTCCTCAACCCCGGTTTCCGCGTCTCAATATATTGA
- a CDS encoding YtfJ family protein → MTTARQLAAMLCLFIPFTVAAHNFNMGERVAPVGIADKGELVLQQDKFSYKNWNSAQLPGKVRVIQHIAGRSSAKEQNAALIEAIKAAKLPHDRYQTTTVVNTDDAIPGTGMFVRSSIHSNKQQFPWSQFIVDSNGAAREAWQLESGGSAIIVLDKQGKVRFAKEGALTQDEVKQVMTLLQELLH, encoded by the coding sequence ATGACAACAGCCCGCCAACTGGCAGCTATGCTTTGCCTTTTTATCCCTTTTACCGTCGCCGCGCACAACTTCAACATGGGGGAACGCGTTGCGCCGGTCGGGATTGCCGACAAGGGGGAACTGGTGCTGCAGCAGGATAAGTTTAGCTATAAAAACTGGAACAGCGCGCAGCTGCCCGGGAAAGTGCGCGTGATACAGCATATTGCCGGGCGATCTTCCGCTAAAGAGCAGAACGCGGCGCTGATTGAGGCGATCAAAGCGGCAAAACTGCCGCACGACCGCTACCAGACAACCACGGTGGTGAACACCGATGATGCCATTCCCGGCACCGGGATGTTCGTGCGCAGCAGCATTCACAGCAACAAGCAGCAGTTCCCGTGGTCGCAGTTCATTGTCGATAGCAACGGTGCGGCACGTGAAGCCTGGCAGCTGGAGAGCGGCGGCTCAGCGATTATCGTGCTGGATAAGCAGGGTAAGGTGCGGTTCGCCAAAGAGGGTGCGCTGACGCAGGATGAGGTGAAGCAGGTGATGACATTGTTGCAAGAGTTACTGCACTAA
- a CDS encoding DUF1107 domain-containing protein produces MKIFQRYNPFQVAKYVKTLFRGRLYIKDVGAFEFDKGKILIPRVKDKQHYSVMSEVNRQVLRLQTEFN; encoded by the coding sequence ATGAAGATCTTCCAGCGATATAATCCATTTCAGGTCGCTAAATACGTCAAAACGTTGTTCCGGGGAAGGTTGTATATCAAGGATGTGGGCGCGTTTGAGTTCGATAAGGGTAAGATCCTTATTCCCCGCGTCAAGGATAAACAGCACTACAGCGTGATGTCAGAAGTTAACCGTCAGGTTCTGCGCCTGCAGACTGAGTTTAACTGA
- a CDS encoding hemolysin family protein produces the protein MLDSLLVIVLLIAISSFFSLSEISLAAARKIKLKLLADEGNINAQRVMKMQETPGMFFTVVQIGLNAVAILGGIVGDAAFSPAFRSLFERFFEPEMAERISFICSFTVVTSLFILFADLFPKRLGMIAPETVALKIINPMRFCLFLFRPLVWFFNGGANIIFRLFKIPLVRKDDITSDDIYAVVEAGALAGVLRKQEHELIENVFELESRTVPSSMTSRENVVWFDLHEDEGSLKEKIARFPHSKFLVCNEDIDHIIGYVDSKELLLRVLGNQSMALNSGVQIRSALIVPDTLTLSEALESFKAAGEDFAVIMNEYALVVGIITLNDVMTTLMGDLVGQGMEEQIVARDENSWLVEGGTPIDDVMRVLHIDEFPQSGNYETIGGFMMFMLRKIPKRTDFVKFHGFKFEVVDIDSYRIDQLLVTRIDARPTTPALPKDPEESVVS, from the coding sequence ATGTTAGACAGCTTGCTTGTCATCGTACTGCTGATTGCCATCAGCTCATTTTTCTCTCTGTCAGAAATTTCTCTGGCGGCTGCCCGCAAAATTAAACTTAAGCTGCTGGCGGACGAAGGTAACATCAACGCGCAGCGCGTAATGAAGATGCAGGAAACCCCCGGCATGTTCTTTACCGTGGTGCAGATTGGCCTGAACGCCGTCGCCATTCTTGGTGGTATTGTCGGCGATGCCGCGTTCTCCCCCGCTTTCCGCTCGCTGTTTGAACGCTTCTTCGAGCCGGAGATGGCGGAGCGCATTAGCTTTATCTGCTCCTTCACCGTGGTCACCAGCCTGTTTATTCTGTTTGCCGACCTGTTCCCTAAACGCCTTGGCATGATCGCGCCGGAAACCGTGGCGCTGAAGATCATCAACCCGATGCGTTTCTGCCTGTTTCTGTTCCGCCCGCTGGTGTGGTTCTTTAACGGCGGGGCTAACATCATCTTCCGCCTGTTTAAAATCCCGCTGGTGCGCAAAGACGACATCACTTCCGACGATATCTATGCGGTGGTGGAGGCGGGCGCGCTGGCTGGCGTGCTGCGCAAGCAGGAGCATGAGCTGATCGAGAACGTGTTCGAGCTGGAGTCGCGCACCGTGCCTTCATCGATGACCTCCCGCGAAAACGTGGTGTGGTTTGACCTGCACGAAGATGAGGGCAGCCTGAAAGAGAAGATCGCCCGCTTCCCGCACTCCAAGTTCCTGGTGTGCAACGAAGATATTGACCACATTATCGGTTACGTCGACTCGAAAGAGCTGCTGCTGCGCGTGCTGGGTAATCAGAGCATGGCGCTGAACAGCGGCGTGCAGATCCGCTCGGCGCTGATTGTGCCGGACACGCTGACGCTCTCTGAAGCGCTGGAAAGTTTTAAAGCGGCGGGTGAAGACTTCGCGGTGATCATGAATGAATACGCGCTGGTGGTGGGCATTATCACCCTCAACGACGTGATGACCACGCTGATGGGCGACCTGGTCGGCCAGGGAATGGAAGAGCAAATTGTCGCGCGCGACGAGAACTCATGGCTGGTAGAGGGCGGAACGCCAATTGATGACGTGATGCGCGTGCTGCATATCGACGAGTTCCCGCAGTCCGGCAACTATGAAACCATCGGCGGCTTTATGATGTTTATGCTGCGCAAAATTCCAAAGCGCACCGACTTCGTGAAGTTCCACGGCTTTAAGTTTGAAGTTGTCGACATCGACAGTTACCGCATCGACCAGCTGCTGGTGACGCGTATTGATGCACGCCCGACTACGCCGGCGCTGCCGAAAGATCCTGAAGAGAGTGTGGTTTCGTAG
- the tamA gene encoding autotransporter assembly complex protein TamA, with amino-acid sequence MSCLLIVAPAVEAANVRLQVTGLSGELQKNVRARLSTITNDEVTSDGRFRSRVSEAVKEGLKALGYYEPEIDFELQPPPPGGKRPLLLAKVTPGEPVKLAGETVILRGGARTDEDYQKLVKSGKPPLGTVLNHSDYEKFKSSLSNLALRKGYFDGDYRKSQLGVSVERREAFWDLDYDSGQRYRFGDVSFSGSQIREDYLQNLVPFKQGDYYNSRDLAELNRRLSATGWFNSVVVAPEFDKARDSKVLPLHGVVSPRTENTIETGVGYSTDVGPRVKATWKKPWVNDRGHSFSTSANISAPEQQLDFSYKMPLRKSPLEQYYLLQGGLKRTDLNDTKADSSTLAASRYWDSSSGWQRAINLRWSLDHFTQGSVTNTTMLIYPGVSVNRTRSRGGLMPTWGDSQRYSLDVSDTTWGSDIDFAVMQAQNVWIRTLEDKHRFVVRGNLGWIETNNFSKVPPDLRFFAGGDRSIRGYKYKGISPRDDEGKLTGASKLATGSLEYQYNVSGKWWGAVFVDSGEAVNVIKQSNFKTGAGFGVRWQSPVGPIKLDIARPIGDQDDRDIQFYIGLGPEL; translated from the coding sequence ATGTCTTGCCTGCTGATCGTTGCGCCTGCCGTAGAGGCAGCGAACGTTCGTTTGCAGGTGACAGGGTTATCAGGGGAGTTACAGAAGAATGTCAGGGCGCGTTTATCCACCATCACTAATGATGAAGTGACCTCCGATGGCCGCTTCCGCTCGCGGGTGAGCGAAGCGGTGAAAGAGGGCCTGAAGGCGCTGGGATACTACGAACCTGAGATCGACTTCGAACTGCAACCTCCTCCTCCTGGCGGAAAGCGTCCGCTGCTGCTGGCAAAAGTCACCCCTGGTGAGCCGGTAAAACTGGCGGGAGAAACCGTGATCCTGCGCGGCGGCGCCCGCACAGACGAAGACTATCAAAAGCTGGTGAAAAGCGGAAAACCGCCGCTGGGGACGGTGCTCAACCACAGCGACTATGAAAAATTCAAAAGCTCGCTGAGCAATCTGGCGCTGCGCAAAGGCTACTTTGACGGCGACTACCGTAAAAGCCAGCTGGGGGTGTCGGTAGAGCGGCGTGAAGCCTTCTGGGACCTCGACTATGACAGCGGCCAGCGCTATCGCTTTGGCGACGTCAGCTTCTCCGGTTCGCAAATCCGCGAAGACTATCTGCAAAACCTGGTGCCGTTTAAACAAGGCGATTACTACAACTCCCGCGACCTGGCTGAACTGAATCGCCGCCTGTCGGCGACCGGCTGGTTTAACTCGGTGGTGGTGGCCCCCGAGTTTGATAAGGCGCGCGACAGCAAAGTGTTGCCGCTGCATGGCGTGGTGTCGCCGCGCACCGAGAACACCATTGAGACCGGTGTAGGTTACTCGACCGACGTGGGCCCACGCGTCAAAGCAACGTGGAAAAAGCCGTGGGTCAACGATCGTGGCCACAGCTTCAGCACCAGCGCCAATATTTCTGCCCCCGAGCAGCAGCTGGACTTCAGCTATAAAATGCCGCTGCGCAAAAGCCCCCTCGAGCAGTACTACCTGCTGCAGGGCGGGTTGAAGCGCACCGATCTCAACGACACCAAAGCCGACTCCAGCACGCTGGCTGCCTCGCGCTACTGGGACAGTTCCAGCGGCTGGCAGCGGGCGATTAATCTGCGCTGGAGCCTCGACCACTTTACCCAGGGCAGCGTCACCAACACCACGATGCTGATCTACCCTGGCGTCAGCGTTAACCGCACCCGCTCGCGCGGTGGGCTGATGCCAACCTGGGGTGATTCCCAGCGCTACTCGCTGGATGTCTCCGATACCACCTGGGGCTCCGATATTGACTTCGCCGTGATGCAGGCGCAGAACGTCTGGATCCGCACGCTGGAAGACAAACACCGCTTTGTGGTGCGCGGTAACCTCGGCTGGATAGAAACCAACAACTTCAGCAAGGTCCCACCCGATCTGCGCTTCTTCGCCGGGGGCGATCGCAGCATTCGTGGCTATAAGTACAAGGGTATTTCGCCGCGCGATGACGAAGGCAAGCTGACCGGTGCCTCCAAACTGGCGACCGGCTCGCTGGAGTATCAATACAATGTGTCAGGCAAATGGTGGGGGGCGGTGTTTGTCGATTCGGGCGAAGCCGTCAACGTCATCAAGCAGAGTAATTTCAAAACCGGCGCGGGCTTTGGCGTGCGCTGGCAGTCGCCGGTTGGGCCAATCAAGCTGGACATTGCCCGGCCAATTGGCGACCAGGACGATCGCGATATTCAGTTTTACATTGGACTGGGGCCTGAACTATGA
- the tamB gene encoding autotransporter assembly complex protein TamB: MKWWKKGLIGIGVFVVVLLGGVAFLLGTTTGLHLVLNGAARWVPGLDIQQVDGGWRNLTVKGLKYEMPGVTVNAGEFHLALKLSCLKESAFCVNDLSLKDVNVVVDSKKMAPAATPPVEEESSSGEISTPYPLTLSRLALHNINLKIDDTAISLADFTSGMHWQARSLTLTPTHIQGLLIALPKAAKVANEQVVQPKVQDPQPDEKPLGETLKAMFAKPLLPDLPQFTLPLDVEVQQILGEQLRITGDTDIAVNRLLLKAKSENSLLQLQTLDIDSPQGQLNAQGQATLSGSWPVSFNLYSALNIDPIKGEKIKMTLDGGLRDSLRLALNLSGPVRAQLNADTQLAEIGLPLNMTLQSPQLRWPLDGAAQYQADNLNFTFKGKATDYVMSLKAALQGQGIPPATLTLDGKGNVEQFALDKLRLAALQGNADLSALVDWSKAVSWHSELLLSGINTAKQYPDWPAKLDGKITTRGSLYGGSWQMRVPELKLKGNVRNNAVSADGSLYGNSYNQWNIPGIKLVLGRNNVDVKGSLGDKLNLDANIDAQHLDNALPGLGGVAKGTLRARGDLKTPQLLADLTASGLRWQAMRIGRIKLDGDVSSGEQVQGKLALRVEQLKQDALAVDLLTLDASGTEKQHQLKLNLKGEPVSGQLALNGSFDRATQRWQGNLNNTRFDTPVGEWRLTRAIALDYLNSAQTVKIGPHCWQNPNAELCVPQTVEAGPSGNARVVLNRFDLAMIKPFMPEATQLRGVFNGDADVSWTADGALPTGRIALKGSGVKVEQDVQGNTLPVAFDTLNLNAALKNGRAQLDWLIRIAGNGQLDGNVQIADPQGKRTLSGNINIANLSLAMLNPALMQGEKIAGVLSSNLRLGGNLQKPQVFGQLGLRNVDVDGSFMPVDLTAANLNMVFNGMSSTLEGLIQTSQGQIALNGDADWSQLDAWRARVAAKGDKVRVTVPPMVRMDVSPDLVFEATPQLFNLDGRVDIPWARITVQEVPESAVGVSSDEVLLDKDLKPIAPKSTAIPINSNLIIHVGNDVRLSAFGLKAKLNGDLKLVQDKRGLGLNGQINIPSGRFHAYGQDLLVRKGELQFSGPPDQPYINMEAIRNPEATEDDVTAGVRVTGLADEPKVEIFSDPAKSQQEALSYLLRGQGLGASGSDSDALTSALVGLGVAQSGQVVGKIGETFGVSNLALDTAGVGDSQQVQVSGYVLPGLQVKYGVGIFDSLATLTLRYRLMPKLYLEAVSGIDQALDVLYQFEF, translated from the coding sequence ATGAAGTGGTGGAAAAAGGGCCTGATTGGCATTGGGGTTTTTGTGGTAGTGCTGCTGGGCGGCGTTGCCTTTTTACTCGGCACCACCACCGGTCTGCATCTGGTGCTGAACGGCGCTGCGCGCTGGGTGCCGGGGCTCGATATCCAGCAGGTAGACGGTGGTTGGCGTAATCTCACCGTCAAAGGGCTGAAGTATGAGATGCCGGGCGTCACGGTTAACGCCGGGGAGTTCCATCTTGCGCTCAAGCTAAGCTGCCTGAAAGAGAGCGCGTTCTGCGTCAACGACCTGTCGCTGAAGGACGTCAATGTGGTGGTGGACAGCAAAAAAATGGCCCCAGCCGCCACGCCACCGGTTGAGGAAGAGAGCAGCAGCGGGGAGATCAGCACCCCCTATCCGCTCACTCTCAGCAGGCTGGCACTGCACAACATCAATCTGAAAATTGATGATACCGCCATTTCTCTCGCCGACTTCACCAGCGGAATGCACTGGCAGGCGCGCAGCCTGACGCTGACCCCGACCCATATTCAGGGGCTGCTGATCGCGCTGCCGAAAGCGGCAAAAGTCGCCAACGAGCAGGTGGTCCAGCCAAAAGTGCAGGATCCTCAGCCGGATGAAAAGCCGCTGGGTGAAACCCTGAAGGCGATGTTTGCTAAACCGCTGCTGCCGGACCTGCCGCAATTCACGCTGCCGCTGGATGTTGAGGTGCAGCAGATCCTCGGCGAGCAGCTGCGCATCACCGGCGATACCGATATTGCGGTCAACCGCCTGCTGCTGAAGGCGAAGAGCGAAAACAGCCTGCTGCAGCTGCAAACCCTCGACATTGACTCACCGCAGGGGCAGCTTAACGCACAGGGGCAGGCCACGCTGAGCGGCAGCTGGCCGGTCAGCTTCAACCTCTACAGCGCGCTGAATATCGACCCGATCAAGGGCGAAAAAATCAAGATGACGCTGGACGGCGGGCTGCGCGATAGCCTCAGGCTGGCGCTGAATCTCTCCGGCCCGGTGCGCGCCCAGCTGAATGCGGATACGCAGCTGGCTGAAATCGGCCTGCCGCTGAATATGACGCTGCAAAGCCCGCAGCTGCGCTGGCCGCTGGATGGCGCGGCGCAGTATCAGGCGGATAACCTCAACTTCACCTTCAAAGGCAAAGCCACCGATTACGTGATGTCGCTGAAGGCGGCGTTGCAGGGCCAGGGCATTCCTCCTGCCACCCTGACGCTGGACGGTAAAGGCAACGTTGAGCAGTTTGCGCTGGATAAGCTGCGGCTGGCGGCGCTACAGGGCAATGCTGACCTGAGCGCGCTGGTGGACTGGAGCAAGGCGGTCAGCTGGCACAGCGAACTGCTGCTGAGCGGCATCAATACCGCGAAGCAGTACCCGGACTGGCCAGCGAAGCTGGACGGCAAAATCACCACGCGCGGCAGCCTGTACGGCGGCAGCTGGCAGATGCGCGTGCCGGAGCTGAAGCTGAAAGGCAACGTCAGAAACAACGCGGTCAGCGCCGACGGTTCGCTGTACGGCAACAGCTACAACCAGTGGAATATTCCCGGCATCAAACTGGTGCTGGGGCGTAACAACGTTGATGTGAAAGGCTCACTCGGCGATAAGCTGAACCTTGATGCCAATATCGATGCGCAGCATCTCGACAATGCGCTGCCGGGGCTGGGCGGCGTAGCGAAAGGCACTCTCCGCGCCCGTGGCGACCTGAAAACCCCACAGCTGCTGGCCGACCTTACCGCCAGCGGGCTGCGCTGGCAGGCGATGCGCATTGGCCGCATCAAGCTGGATGGCGACGTCAGCTCCGGCGAGCAGGTGCAGGGCAAACTGGCGCTGCGCGTCGAGCAGCTGAAGCAGGATGCGCTGGCGGTGGATCTGCTGACCCTTGATGCCAGCGGCACGGAGAAGCAGCATCAGCTCAAGCTCAATCTCAAAGGTGAACCGGTTTCCGGCCAGCTGGCGCTGAACGGCAGCTTTGACCGCGCCACCCAGCGCTGGCAGGGCAATCTCAACAACACCCGCTTTGATACCCCGGTTGGCGAGTGGCGCCTAACCCGCGCTATCGCGCTCGACTATCTCAACAGCGCCCAGACGGTGAAGATTGGCCCACACTGCTGGCAGAACCCGAACGCCGAGCTGTGCGTGCCGCAGACGGTGGAAGCGGGCCCTTCCGGCAACGCGCGCGTGGTGCTGAATCGCTTTGACCTGGCGATGATCAAACCGTTTATGCCGGAAGCGACCCAGCTGCGCGGCGTGTTCAACGGCGATGCCGATGTCTCCTGGACTGCCGATGGTGCACTGCCGACCGGGCGCATCGCGCTGAAGGGCAGCGGGGTGAAAGTGGAGCAGGATGTGCAGGGCAACACGCTGCCGGTCGCCTTCGACACGCTGAACCTTAATGCGGCGCTGAAAAATGGCCGCGCGCAGCTCGACTGGCTGATCCGCATCGCGGGTAACGGCCAGCTTGACGGTAACGTGCAGATTGCCGACCCGCAGGGCAAGCGCACGCTCTCCGGCAATATCAATATTGCCAATTTGTCGCTGGCGATGCTCAACCCGGCGCTGATGCAGGGCGAGAAAATCGCCGGGGTGCTGAGCAGCAACCTGCGCCTTGGCGGCAATCTGCAGAAACCGCAGGTGTTCGGCCAGCTGGGGCTGCGCAATGTCGATGTCGACGGCAGCTTTATGCCGGTTGACCTGACGGCAGCCAATCTGAATATGGTGTTCAACGGCATGAGTTCGACGCTGGAGGGGCTGATCCAGACCTCACAAGGGCAGATAGCGCTGAACGGTGACGCCGACTGGAGCCAGCTGGATGCCTGGCGCGCGCGCGTGGCGGCCAAGGGCGATAAAGTGCGCGTCACCGTGCCGCCGATGGTGCGTATGGACGTGTCGCCGGACCTGGTGTTTGAAGCCACGCCGCAGCTGTTTAATCTCGATGGCCGCGTCGACATCCCGTGGGCGCGCATTACGGTGCAGGAGGTGCCGGAGAGCGCGGTTGGCGTCTCCTCCGACGAAGTGCTGCTGGATAAAGACCTCAAGCCGATTGCGCCGAAGTCCACCGCCATCCCGATCAACAGCAATCTGATCATCCACGTCGGCAACGATGTGCGCCTCAGCGCCTTTGGCCTGAAAGCGAAGCTCAACGGCGATCTTAAGCTGGTGCAGGATAAGCGTGGCCTCGGGCTGAACGGGCAGATCAACATTCCGTCCGGTCGCTTCCACGCCTACGGGCAGGACCTGCTGGTGCGCAAGGGCGAGCTGCAGTTCTCCGGCCCGCCGGACCAGCCTTACATCAATATGGAAGCGATCCGTAACCCGGAAGCCACCGAGGATGATGTCACCGCCGGGGTGCGCGTCACCGGGCTGGCGGATGAACCCAAGGTTGAGATCTTCTCCGACCCGGCGAAATCCCAGCAGGAGGCGCTCTCCTATCTGCTGCGCGGCCAGGGTTTAGGCGCCTCCGGCAGCGACAGTGACGCATTAACTTCAGCGCTGGTCGGATTGGGGGTTGCACAAAGTGGTCAGGTTGTGGGTAAAATCGGGGAGACCTTCGGCGTCAGCAACCTGGCGCTGGATACTGCAGGGGTTGGCGACAGCCAGCAGGTGCAGGTCAGCGGCTACGTGCTGCCGGGTCTACAGGTAAAATACGGTGTTGGCATATTTGATTCACTGGCGACGTTAACGCTGCGTTACCGCCTGATGCCCAAACTCTATTTGGAAGCGGTGTCTGGTATCGACCAGGCACTGGATGTGCTCTATCAGTTTGAGTTTTAG
- a CDS encoding gamma-glutamylcyclotransferase family protein: protein MRIIVYGSLRRKQGNSHWMTNGQWLGDHQIDGYELYNLGLYPGVVHGEGQVYCEVYRIDASTLGELDALRTKGGEYKRELLQTPYGSAWLYVYQRSVAGRQHIASGDWLRRDAAE from the coding sequence ATGCGAATAATCGTTTATGGCAGCCTGCGGCGCAAGCAGGGCAACAGTCACTGGATGACCAACGGGCAGTGGCTGGGCGATCATCAGATCGACGGCTACGAACTCTATAACCTCGGGCTCTACCCGGGCGTGGTTCACGGTGAAGGTCAGGTCTACTGCGAAGTCTACCGCATCGACGCCTCCACGCTGGGCGAGCTGGATGCGTTGAGAACCAAAGGCGGTGAGTACAAACGGGAGCTGCTGCAAACGCCGTATGGCAGCGCCTGGCTCTATGTCTATCAGCGTTCCGTCGCCGGCAGGCAGCATATCGCCAGCGGCGACTGGCTGCGGCGCGATGCGGCTGAATAA
- a CDS encoding DUF1120 domain-containing protein has translation MKKITVLAASILCVIASGQAMASSSANLQVTGKLVPSACDVTVGGGGQGIAFGDIDVAKLNKDKPTELKDIAKKIAITVTCPEAAFTGIKFSDMATANKDGFAFSLGYKNDAELGTFKLVFDPKESNIDGKPTNAMYWRDKNGRFMGGPGASEAIMKNSTVNTTAGFDISSSQDGRTLAKVKRFGLSVIPTINALSSIGSVQEAELTGVATVDIIYL, from the coding sequence ATGAAAAAAATAACCGTACTTGCCGCATCAATCCTCTGCGTTATCGCTTCTGGCCAGGCTATGGCTAGCTCATCGGCAAATCTGCAGGTGACCGGCAAGCTTGTGCCGTCTGCCTGCGACGTAACCGTGGGCGGTGGTGGGCAGGGTATCGCCTTTGGTGATATTGATGTCGCTAAGCTTAACAAAGATAAACCTACCGAGTTGAAAGATATCGCGAAGAAAATTGCCATCACGGTGACCTGCCCGGAAGCAGCCTTTACCGGTATCAAATTCTCCGATATGGCTACGGCTAACAAGGACGGCTTTGCTTTCTCACTCGGTTATAAAAACGACGCAGAACTGGGAACTTTCAAGCTGGTATTTGATCCTAAAGAAAGTAACATCGACGGCAAGCCTACCAATGCCATGTACTGGCGTGATAAGAATGGCCGCTTCATGGGTGGCCCTGGGGCTTCAGAGGCTATTATGAAAAATAGCACCGTGAATACCACGGCAGGTTTTGATATTAGTTCGTCGCAAGATGGGCGTACTTTGGCGAAAGTTAAGCGTTTCGGTCTGTCCGTTATTCCAACCATTAATGCCCTTAGCTCAATTGGCAGTGTGCAGGAAGCCGAACTGACTGGTGTCGCAACGGTTGATATCATCTACTTATAA